The Apium graveolens cultivar Ventura chromosome 3, ASM990537v1, whole genome shotgun sequence sequence ATTGATATATATTATTGATAGAACCAAAGTTTCtcctcaaaataattttatttggttttgccattttaaaagtcaaacatcagcttgactagtacaactacatagtatttagtcctgaatttatgttttgattttttaaaaaatatttttcagcgATCCAACTATAttgatgtcaataaatatatatattagtgctATAATTCAAGTTTCAGATCAAGTTAAATTTATTTACTTTGTCATTTCAATAGTCAGACATCAGTTTGACGAGTACAACTAATTATTGTTTAGTCCTTAATttgtgtttcgatttttttttaaaatatttttcattgatccaaccgtatggatgtcaattgatatatataatagtgatataaccaaagttttagatcaaaataattttattttgtttgccattttaaaagtcaaacatcagtttgactagtacaactaactagtgtttggtcatgaattggtatttcgatttttttaaaaataattttcatcgttctaaccgtatggatgtcaatagatatatatattagtgatataaccaaagtttcagatgAATTTTTTTTTGCTTTACCTTTTGaaaagtcaagcatcagtttgactagtataacTCACCaatgtttagtcctgaattggtatttcgattttttttaaaatatttttgcaccgatccaaccgtacgaatgtcaatagatatatatatatatatatataggtttgacatttaaaagtcaagcatcagtttgacaaatataactaactagtgtttaatcctgaaatggtatttcgatttttttaaaatatttttcatcgatccaactatacggatgtcaatagatatatatattagtgatataacgaaaatttcagatcaaaacaattttatttggtttgccatttaaaactcaagcatcagtttgactattACAACTACTTaatgtttaatcctgaattgatatttcgatttttttaaaaaaaatatttttgatcgatccaaccgtagggatgtctgtagatatatatatatatatatataatagtgatataacaaaaattttagatcaaaacaattttacttggtttgctattttaaaagtcaagcatcagtttgactagtacaactactattgtttaatcctgaattggtatttcgattttaaaaaaaatatttttcaacgatccaaccataccgatgtcgataaatatatatattaatgatataacaaaaatttcaaatcaaaacaattttatttggtttgccattttaaaagtcaagcatcagtttgacttgtacaactacttagtgtttaatcctgaattggtgtttcaattttttaaaaaaaatatttttgatcaaaatagatatatatattagtgatataaccaacgtttctaatcaaaataattttatttggtttgccattttaacagtcaaacatcggTTTGACCAGTACAAATAACTAGTGTTtagttctgaatttgtgtttcaattttttaaaaatattttttatcgatccaactgtacggatgtcaatatatatatattagtgatataaccaaaatttcatatcaaacaTATAACTTGTAACTACATATTTAATCTAACTATCTATATTTTGTAACGACTTAAGATTTTTTTTTAGTACCAGCTCACTAATATTTTTATCACAAAATTATAATgcatgtaatttaaattataGACTTTATAATATAAAATTCAACATACTATTATCGtacacatacacatatatataatatatataaatatatatattttatcaaatatatttgtacatgaaatgaatattataaatgcATATTTTTCCTAATAAAgctaaaattaaattaattactTTAAGTTTTTaagttttcaaaaaaaatattttttcaaccGAAAACGATCGCATTTATATTAACCGACAATGGTCATTTTTTGTATTTCACTAAATTCAACTAAATTCAGTGCAAATGAAATTTCCCCATTTTGCacaaaatttgaaaaaaaaagaggGAAATTACCCACcaaatcaaaaattaatttttgatCGATTGCGGTCGAATTTAGTATACGAAAAAAAATTTATGGAGGGAAAATTCCCGCTCTTTTTTCCCACGTTACAAATTCGACCGAATTTATTTTTTGGTCGAATTTAACTCCTAAATACGACCGTTTTAATTTCGACCATTTTTTTTCCACCGCTACAAGTTGAATTTATCTGTAAATACGACCGATTAAATACGACCGTTTAAATTCGACCGAGGCCAGTCGAATTTAGCCGTGTCCAAAGGTTTCGACCGCCGATGGTCGAATTAAGGCGCAGTCGAATATAAATCAGTTGTATTTAACCTTGTTTTCTAGTAGTGGAATTTGAATCTGTGTTAAGGTTTTGTCATAATTATGCATGCGGAGGgaacataaaatataaaacatattgggaaataaaaaaaatcaacataaaacatatttattaaaAACAATAAATCAAACCAAATCACATTCTTAATTTTTATTCAAGATTAAAGCAAGAAGCAAACCATTGATCTTTGGCTTTAACGATACCCTTACTTATTCTATATTATATTCGACACAAAAAGGGTCTAAGTTGAGTCACATCAATTTTCATCTATAATATTTTCTAACAGGAGTTAAATACGAATGTGGTTGATTATTTGCATGTATTTTTGACGTAGTGCCCCTCCCCCTTTCGCCCACGTACGTGTTTTTACTGTATACACACAATTATACAAATCTTGGTTTTACTATAGCAAATCCATAAACACCTTCAACTTGCCAGAATAAAGTCGGTGTATTTCTTCATGAAAAGTCAAAACCTTATTCCTCACCTATATTAAAAAAATCAACAGATGGTGTACATACGTGATCCCAAATGTATATAATGCTATATATGCTACTAAAAGGTCTTAGAGAGTATGACATTATCAATTACTAGTGTGACAAAAAAAAGAGgataaatattaataaaagtatatatattatttaatctTGTAATAGGATGATTAAAAATGTATTTTTTTAGTGAAATTTTTAAGCCAGCCAGACTTAGACTGATAGGGTTAAGGTAGAAACATGCtaaaatatatgttttatttaCTTGTTATTTAATTTATGCATTACATATGGATTAATACTATCTTTGAGACCATACATAATTAATATTAATCGAAAGGTGTCTTGGTGGTCTTAATTATTAAGTAACATATAAGAATAGGTACTAGTTAGCTATCACCCATCTTCACTCATATAGGTGTTTCAAAGTTATTTTAGGCTAAATAGAAATAAATACCGGCAAAATTGCAATACTAATGATCAAAGAATAAAATTGGTGAAACTTCATGCAAGAAATAATATGCCGGAAATACTAAAGTTAATAATTACAAAGCTTCTTAGGAACCTAAAGCAAATCAAGAAAGTATTATGATACTCCATCAGGCGTAACCATGTTGACATCGGGGGTTCCCTTCTTGGCCTCTGACATGGTCTGGTCTTGCTGCATCTTGCTGCCGTTAATAATTTCTACGAGCATTTGGGAGAAAGGTCCCAACCACAGTCTGAGAAGAAAATGAGTGTTAACATGAAGGTTAAAATTGTTTAGAAGGAAGCACTATATGATATCAACCCATTGATTTCATGAAActttgattttataatttttcaacaAGCGTAGTAAAGGCCTTTGGAAGAGGAGTAAACTATAAAATAAAGTCTAGACTTATAACGCACCACCAAAACTAAATAGATAGTATACATTATGTTAAATGTTCATGACAAAACAGGGGTATTAAGGTAAAAAACTGCAGGTCTGACTTGATGCAAGCTCAGTAGCTTCAATCAGCAGAATGTTGGAAAGTAAAATGCATAGAAACAAATTGAAAACAAATTGAGCATGCTACTATATCTCAGCCTAACGATTTTACAACAACTAGCATGAGCCACACTGACTTTTTACATTTAAGTTATTTGTACATAATTAAATCCTAACAGTAGAACAAATAGAAGATCTTACTTGAACCCCGCCAGCTGCAACTAGCGGGCCAGCCACGGCACCTCCTATGACATGGCCGTCGGGACATGCTAGCGATACACTGACACCACCTGTTCTACATCTCCCCATTCCAGTTTCAGCCACAGTAAATGAGCCAGTCAAAGACAAGATATGAAACTGACCCTGCAGTATATAGTTTGAAATTGTGCATTAAAGagaagagagagaaaaaaaagagTACTAATTCCATTATTAAGTAGATTTTTATTGCAACAAGGATACTCAGAGAAGCTATACAGCCATAGTTGTCTCCCCACTCAGGAATTACAAGTAACACAATCACCCTGATCCGAGCAGGGCATGTCCTCCATTCTTGTATGTAAATCAGCAAAAGTGGGGTCTATATGTAACTATACGGCTATAAATCACAAGACATAACACCTTTTTCGTAATTTCTTAATTAAATCAATTTGCATTCAGACGAGATAGCTAACAGACATATGCACATACATTAACCTATATTATGAATGCAACCAATAAATTAGAGTTGAAGTAGTAGTAAGGAAGATAGGAGTCAAACCTCATAGGTGACTGAACCACCTGAAGAAATGGGATGAGAAATCAGGGCACTAGAAACAGTTCCGTAGGCAGAAACCACACAAATTCCTCTAGGCCCGTTTTGAACCAGAGACATGATCTTTCTAATAACATCCTAAAAGAAACAGTACAATATATATTTAACacaatttaataaaaaattatataagaAAGTTTAAAAAGAGAATATGTATACCTCCCCACAGTCTACATGTATCACATGAGCCGTAAAGTCTACAGCAGCTGTGTCTGCATAAAACCCATCTTGACAAAAGAAAAATTACAATGCATTTAGTTCCGATAATAATAACTAGGGAACAAACAAATTCTCATTCCTATAAACAAAATCTATTATTTTTTAAATCGCCAACAGCATAAATACAGATAAATACCTAAACCCCAAAAATATAGTAGAAAAAcatgaaaagaaagaagaagcaaTTCTACAATTATTTTTTGAAATTCAGTGTAGGAAAAGTACTCACTCATGGAAGCAGGCATCTGCAAGTTTTCAGAACCCTGGGGCCGTACACCATCACGGCCTCGCCCACGTGGGCCCGGGACAGAATTTTCAGCTGAGGGAGACAAGTTGAATGCTGGCTGTGGTTCGGAAATAGCCTGTGGCACCGGCGGTGAAGCAACAGCAACTCTCATGGGCATTGATGAAACAGCACTCATCGCTGGGAGTGAAGATACAGCACCCATCACTGACAGGGAAGCACCAGCACTCCCAGGAGACAGCACCAAATTTCTTGTTGCTTGAGACTTTAGGGGCCTTCCCCTCTTTCTTTTTACCTCCCCGCTGGGGGTGTTCAGGTCTAGGGTACACTTTCCCTTCTCAGATGCCATATTTTCTCTGTAATTTAGAGGGTCTTTGTGTGTGTTTGTGACTATATTGAAACTGTTGAAAACTTAGTGTTGTATTGGAGACTTGCCTATATTAATGATACCATATCTAAAATCTACCCACCTATATaacaaaactttattttatttttctttatatgttttacattttattttattttttaaatctaaatttctctattatattttctataaaatatttttcattttcaTAGCTTATTTTCTTTATTCTTCTCCTTGGTtcaaaatacaaataaaaattattatgTCGTGTTCCAATTTAGCAATTCAAATATCAATTAATATCAAAAGGATTCAATATTTAAAAAACTAAGTTTGTGCACTCATATTTAATTTTTCTAAATACATCTACATTTGGCGTTTTGACTTTTGTAACATGCATTTCTATATCTGTAAGCGGTATTATTTTGTCGCTTCTGTTATACATTAATTTCA is a genomic window containing:
- the LOC141715120 gene encoding AT-hook motif nuclear-localized protein 10-like — encoded protein: MASEKGKCTLDLNTPSGEVKRKRGRPLKSQATRNLVLSPGSAGASLSVMGAVSSLPAMSAVSSMPMRVAVASPPVPQAISEPQPAFNLSPSAENSVPGPRGRGRDGVRPQGSENLQMPASMNTAAVDFTAHVIHVDCGEDVIRKIMSLVQNGPRGICVVSAYGTVSSALISHPISSGGSVTYELSRLNAN